From the Sebastes umbrosus isolate fSebUmb1 chromosome 2, fSebUmb1.pri, whole genome shotgun sequence genome, one window contains:
- the LOC119503991 gene encoding tyrosinase-like isoform X1 yields the protein MLLSLHWFWLVLLLYLTSLREVKAQFPRPCTTPEALQSRTCCPLWNGSPCGFSSGRGVCAPHPARDLPKPVDYRVSWPRAFYDSVCTCWGNYDGFDCDQCLPGWIGPRCLQRHHVERKEITDLTDSERETFLSSLHQAKQSPSSRYVILTSNDTTVDGNYAFHNTSVYDLYVWMHYYSAKTYAGSENNSAHRGPAFIFWHRVFLLFIEREIRELTGNQDFYIPYWDWTRTDHCNICTNQYIGGVGQDGRIDGASLFSKWKTICPFQESLGVICIHSDASDAHLIRNPGKDPMYKTLPTTEDVEDTMATPLFDTPPFDRTSKKSFRNKLEGFEIRDDFRHLNASMHNLIHRYINGTMSLVPTAANDPIFMLHHSFIDKLLDGWLQQDSSKATYPDSDQVHPAQRAQAFMAPFFPLRTNNYYWGRDTQSLGYSYREHSLHRSGDAGDSVARQAAGSLKESTASGVQWQWPVLGVFSVVLICVSVGAAVKCKDKIRQTQDVETEEIQTESDYRFNSLYAIWTKERNGTAADVASCGAHSQDVAPGPPSEGRGGNSVESAANVEIHL from the exons ATGCTGCTGTCGCTGCACTGGTTTTGGCTGGTCCTATTGCTATATCTGACGAGCCTCAGAGAGGTGAAGGCTCAGTTTCCTCGTCCCTGTACAACACCAGAGGCTCTGCAGAGCCGGACGTGTTGCCCCCTCTGGAACGGCTCTCCTTGTGGGTTTAGCTCCGGGAGAGGAGTCTGTGCACCACATCCTGCAAGAGACCTCCCAAAGCCAGTGGACTACAGGGTGAGCTGGCCTCGCGCCTTCTATGATTCAGTGTGTACATGCTGGGGGAACTATGATGGATTTGACTGTGATCAGTGCCTCCCAGGCTGGATAGGACCCCGATGTCTGCAACGGCACCACGTGGAGAGGAAGGAGATAACAGACCTGACTGATTCTGAGAGGGAGACCTTCCTCTCAAGCCTGCACCAGGCCAAACAGAGCCCCAGCAGCCGGTATGTGATCCTTACAAGCAATGACACAACAGTGGATGGGAACTACGCATTTCACAACACAAGTGTCTATGACCTGTATGTATGGATGCACTACTACTCAGCTAAGACCTACGCTGGTTCTGAAAATAATTCTGCACACCGGGGCCCTGCTTTTATCTTCTGGCACCGAGTGTTTCTACTCTTTATTGAGAGAGAGATCAGGGAGCTCACTGGGAACCAAGATTTCTACATCCCATATTGGGACTGGACCAGAACCGACCACTGCAACATCTGCACCAACCAGTACATTGGGGGAGTTGGCCAAGATGGTCGCATAGACGGTGCTTCCCTGTTCTCAAAGTGGAAG ACCATATGTCCGTTTCAGGAAAGTCTCGGTGTAATCTGCATCCACTCTGATGCATCTGATGCACATCTGATCCGCAATCCTGGAAAGGATCCAATGTACAAAACACTGCCAACCACTGAAGATGTTGAAGACACAATGGCAACACCACTTTTTGACACCCCTCCATTTGACAGAACATCTAAGAAAAGCTTCAGGAACAAGCTAGAAG GTTTTGAGATTCGCGACGATTTCCGACACCTGAACGCCTCTATGCACAACCTGATCCACAGATACATCAACGGCACCATGTCTCTGGTGCCCACTGCAGCCAATGACCCCATCTTCATGCTGCATCACAGTTTCATTGACAA GCTTCTCGACGGGTGGCTGCAGCAGGACTCCAGTAAAGCGACCTACCCTGACAGTGACCAGGTCCATCCAGCCCAGAGAGCGCAGGCCTTCATGGCCCCCTTCTTCCCTCTACGCACCAACAACTACTACTGGGGCAGGGACACCCAGAGCCTGGGTTACAGCTACAGGGAACACAGCCTCCATCGCTCTGGAGACGCTGGGGACAGCGTTGCGAGACAGGCTGCAG GGTCCCTAAAGGAATCTACAGCCAGCGGGGTCCAGTGGCAGTGGCCTGTTCTGGGTGTATTCAGTGTGGTATTGATCTGTGTTAGTGTTGGAGCTGCTGTTAAATGCAAAG ACAAAATACGGCAAACACAAGACGTTGAGACAGAGGAGATACAGACAGAG TCTGATTACAGATTCAACTCTCTTTATGCTATCTGGACTAAAGAGAGGAACGGGACAGCAGCTGATGTTGCCTCTTGTGGGGCTCATTCACAAGATGTAGCGCCTGGGCCTCCAtcagaggggagaggaggaaacagcgTCGAGTCAGCTGCAAACGTGGAAATTCACCTTTAG
- the LOC119503991 gene encoding tyrosinase-like isoform X2, with amino-acid sequence MHYYSAKTYAGSENNSAHRGPAFIFWHRVFLLFIEREIRELTGNQDFYIPYWDWTRTDHCNICTNQYIGGVGQDGRIDGASLFSKWKTICPFQESLGVICIHSDASDAHLIRNPGKDPMYKTLPTTEDVEDTMATPLFDTPPFDRTSKKSFRNKLEGFEIRDDFRHLNASMHNLIHRYINGTMSLVPTAANDPIFMLHHSFIDKLLDGWLQQDSSKATYPDSDQVHPAQRAQAFMAPFFPLRTNNYYWGRDTQSLGYSYREHSLHRSGDAGDSVARQAAGSLKESTASGVQWQWPVLGVFSVVLICVSVGAAVKCKDKIRQTQDVETEEIQTESDYRFNSLYAIWTKERNGTAADVASCGAHSQDVAPGPPSEGRGGNSVESAANVEIHL; translated from the exons ATGCACTACTACTCAGCTAAGACCTACGCTGGTTCTGAAAATAATTCTGCACACCGGGGCCCTGCTTTTATCTTCTGGCACCGAGTGTTTCTACTCTTTATTGAGAGAGAGATCAGGGAGCTCACTGGGAACCAAGATTTCTACATCCCATATTGGGACTGGACCAGAACCGACCACTGCAACATCTGCACCAACCAGTACATTGGGGGAGTTGGCCAAGATGGTCGCATAGACGGTGCTTCCCTGTTCTCAAAGTGGAAG ACCATATGTCCGTTTCAGGAAAGTCTCGGTGTAATCTGCATCCACTCTGATGCATCTGATGCACATCTGATCCGCAATCCTGGAAAGGATCCAATGTACAAAACACTGCCAACCACTGAAGATGTTGAAGACACAATGGCAACACCACTTTTTGACACCCCTCCATTTGACAGAACATCTAAGAAAAGCTTCAGGAACAAGCTAGAAG GTTTTGAGATTCGCGACGATTTCCGACACCTGAACGCCTCTATGCACAACCTGATCCACAGATACATCAACGGCACCATGTCTCTGGTGCCCACTGCAGCCAATGACCCCATCTTCATGCTGCATCACAGTTTCATTGACAA GCTTCTCGACGGGTGGCTGCAGCAGGACTCCAGTAAAGCGACCTACCCTGACAGTGACCAGGTCCATCCAGCCCAGAGAGCGCAGGCCTTCATGGCCCCCTTCTTCCCTCTACGCACCAACAACTACTACTGGGGCAGGGACACCCAGAGCCTGGGTTACAGCTACAGGGAACACAGCCTCCATCGCTCTGGAGACGCTGGGGACAGCGTTGCGAGACAGGCTGCAG GGTCCCTAAAGGAATCTACAGCCAGCGGGGTCCAGTGGCAGTGGCCTGTTCTGGGTGTATTCAGTGTGGTATTGATCTGTGTTAGTGTTGGAGCTGCTGTTAAATGCAAAG ACAAAATACGGCAAACACAAGACGTTGAGACAGAGGAGATACAGACAGAG TCTGATTACAGATTCAACTCTCTTTATGCTATCTGGACTAAAGAGAGGAACGGGACAGCAGCTGATGTTGCCTCTTGTGGGGCTCATTCACAAGATGTAGCGCCTGGGCCTCCAtcagaggggagaggaggaaacagcgTCGAGTCAGCTGCAAACGTGGAAATTCACCTTTAG